The genomic region GGTCGTCCTCGCGACGGGGGTGAGGCCCCGGGCGGGTACCAGGGAGATGTGCGAGATGATGTCCCTCGAGAGGGACGAGTACGGTTTCATAAGCACCAGCGTGGTGGAGCCTTCGAGAACGAGCGTGGACGGCATTTTCGTCTGCGGCATGGCATCGGGGCCGAGAGACGTCCCCGACACGGTGGCCTCGGGAGGGGAAGCGGCGTCGCGGTGCATGGAATACGTGAAGGAGAGTGCCTCTTCATGAAAACAGGGATCTTCATCTGCCACTGCGGGCACAACATCAAGCACACGGTGGACGTCAAGAGGTTGAGCGAGTTCTTCGGGAAACTGCCGAATGTGGTCGTTTCCCAGGATTACCCTTTCGTGTGCTCCGAGCCGGGGCAGGACTTGATCAGCGAGAGCATCGAGAAGTACGGCCTCGACCGCGTCATCGTAGCGTCCTGCACCCCGTCCCTCCACGGCGAGATGTTCAAGGATGTGCTGAGAAAGAAAGACCTCAACCCCTTCCTGCTGCGCAGGGTGAGCATCAGGGAGCACTGCTCGTGGGTGGGCGACGACATAGAAGAGAACACGGAAAAGGCGAAGAGGCTTATCCTGTCGGGTCTCTACGGCGTGGCGCACCAGGTTCCCCTCGAGGAAAAGATCGTGGAGGTCAACAAGACGGCCCTCGTCATCGGGGGCGGTGTTTCGGGTCTCTCCGCGGCGCTTTTCCTGTCGAAGATGGGCATGCAGGTCTATCTCGTGGAAAAGGAGCCTGAGCTCGGCGGGGTCGTGCGGGAGATAAGGAACATCTGGCCGGCGAGGACGAGCGGCGCGAAGATAACGGGAGACATGGAGAAGGAGCTCAGGAGCAGGCAGAACGTGGAGATCCTGACGTCCTCGGAGCTTAAGGCCTTCGAAGGCTTCTTCGGCAACTACCAGGCGACCCTCGACACCCCGGCGGGGGAGAGGAAGATCATCATCGGCGGGGCGGTCGCGGCCATAGGCTTCGCGCCCTTCGATCCCGCGATAAAGCCCGAGCTGCAGTACGGGAAGGACCCGCGGATCGTGACGACACTCGACCTCGAGCGCGCGGGCGAGCTTGCCCTGCCCGAGAATCCCCGGGTCGCGATCCTCCACTGCATCGGTTCCCGGGACGAGCAGATCGGCAGGCCCTATTGCTCGCGTATCTGCTGCATCAACGCCCTGCGCGTGGGAGAAGCCGTCAGGGAAAGGTACGCCGATTCCTACGTGGAGTCCTTCTACATGGACATGAGGGCCCATCCGCGGGGGGCCGAGGAGTTCTTCGAAGACACCCAGGAAAAGGGAGTTCTCTTCACCCGGGGGAATATCGGGGAGATCGTGCCCGCGCCGACGGGGATCCTCCTGAGGGGTGAGGACACGCTTCTCGGCGAGACCTTCGAGCGCGAGTTCGACCTCGTGGTCCTCTCCATCGGGATGTCCTATCCCGTGGACAGCCAGAAGCTCGCCACGCTTCTCAAGATCAGCCTCGACAAGGACAGGTTCTTCCTTGAGGCCCACATCAAATTGAGGCCTTTCGATACCGCCGTCAAGGGTATCTTCATCGCCGGTTCCTGTTCCGGGCCCAAGGACATGGAGGAGTCGATCAACCACGGCAGGGCCTCGGCCCTGAAGTTGTATGGCCTTTTGAACCTGGGCTACGCCTTCGTGGACCCCTTCATCTCCTTCGTGGACCCCAAGCGGTGCAGCGGCTGCCGCATGTGCGAGCAGGCGTGCTTCTCGAAGGCGATAAAGTACGATGAGGACAAACGGGTCGTTCACGTCGAGGAGGCCGCCTGTCAGGGCTGCGGGCTCTGCAACGCCACCTGCCCGTCATCGGCGATCAGCCTGAGGGGCTATTACGACGCCATCCTCGATGATGAGATAAGCGCATTTTTGGAGGCAATATGACCTCGAACGACGTCAAGGGTAGAGGGGAAGTACATGGAAGATAGAACGGCAAAGAACCCGGAGATCGTGGGTTTTGCGTGTACCTACTGTACATTCAAGGCCTCGGAGATGGCGGGAAGCCTGAGGATGAAGTACCCGGAAGGGGTGAAGGTGATCCAGGTTCCCTGTTCCAGCAGGGTCGACCCGGCCTTTGTGATAAAGGCCATCTTCGAGGGGGCCGACGGCGTTTTCGTCGCGGGCTGTCACCCGGGGGACTGTCACTTCATCAAGGGCAACTACTATACCCGCCGGAAGATAGCGGCCCTGAAGGAGCTTTTCGACGCCTTCGGCATGAAGGACAGGCTCCGGCTCTTCTGGGTGAGCGCCTCGGAGGCGCGGCGGTTCGTTGAAAAGGTGACGGAATTCTACAACGACATAAAGGAAAAGAAAAATGCAGGGTAAGAAGATAAAGAACGGCGCACTCGAAAGCGCTCTCGACACGTTCCTCGCGGAGAAGGAATACCTGGTGATGGGGTTCGAGAAGGACGCGAGCAACGTCTACCACCGGGTCTTCAAGGACAGACTGGACAACTACGCCCTCATGAGCCCCGTCTTCGCCATGAACGGCGCCCTCTACCTGAGAAGACTCTTCGCGAAGGGGGCGCAGATCATCCTCATGCTCCGGCCCTGCGAGATACGGTCCTACGTGGAGCTCGTCAAGCTGACGCAGATAGAACCCGAGAACATCATCGCCGTGTCCGTCGATTGCTTCGGGACGGTCTCGTCGAAGAAGGAGGGCGACATCCCGGCCGGAGAGGAGCTTAAAGGGCTCACGAAGGATGCCGAAAAGGCGCGCTGGGCCTGCGCGAACTGCCGCGAGCGGCGCGGTGTCGTCGGTGACGCGGGGATACGCGTCGACGCGAACGGGGACTACTGGGCCTTTCCCTACACGGACAAGGGACAGGCGTTCTTCTCCCTTCTCGAAGGCGAGGCCGCCGAAGCGCCCGCGCAGATGGCAATAGGACCTGCCGAACCCCGGCCGGCGTTCCAGATCGACATGAAGGAGTTCGCCAAAGACTTCTCGAAGTGTATCATGTGCATGAACTGCCGCGATATGTGTCCCGTGTGCTACTGCGTTGACTGCGTCTTCAACGGCGACGAATACCTGCCAAAGGGTGACGCGCTCTTCAACAAGGTCTTCCGCGCCGGGTCGACGGGGATGCCCCGGGGCAAGGAACTCTTCCACCTCATCCGCATGTACCATGTCTCCCAGACCTGTGTGGGATGCGGTGCCTGCGAGGAGGCCTGCCCTCAGGGGATACCGCTGACGAAGTACTTCAAGGGCGTCTCCGAGAGGCTCCAGGGGATGTTTTCCTACATGTCGGGACGCAGCAAGGACGAGATCATACCTTACCTTACCTTTATAGAGGAAGAACTGAAAGATGCCGAAGACTGAGCACGCCCTGGAACTCACCGATTACGGAAGGCAGGACTTCGCCGTGTGCCTGGGATGCAAGATCTGCGCCTCGGTGTGCACCGTGAACGACCTGTCTCCCGGCACGAACCCCCAGGAGATGCTCCAGAGGCTCTTCCTGGGACAGGACGTGGCCGCCGACGAGCCGCTGGTGCGCTTCTGCACGGGATGCTACCGCTGCACCGGCGCCTGCCCCTGGGAGATACGCATACCCGAGGTGGTAAGGGCCCTGCGCCATGAGCTCGGGACGGAATCTCCCTTCGAAAAGGCCTTCAAGGGGTCGGTCTCTCTCTTCGGCAGGGTCTACGAGCCCTACGTGCTCATGAAGGCCGTGCCCTTTCTCCTGAAGGGAGGGTACATGAAGCACATGACGCGGTGGATGGAATACATGGGTTTCCACCTGCCCCACAAGGTAAAGGGGATGTAAGATGGAATACGGCTACTATCCCGGCTGCTCGCTGACAGGCTCGGCGCACAGGCTCGACAAGGGCATCAAGAAGGTCTTCGCGAAACAGGGCCACACCTTGAGGGAGATACCCGACTGGAACTGCTGCGGGGCCTTCGAGTACGGTGACCGGAGGGAACTCGCGGGGCTTTCGAAAAAGAACCTCGAGAAGGCACGGGGGCATTTCAGCGAGATCGTCGCCCCCTGTCCGGCGTGCTACAAGAACCTGAAAGAGGCGGACGAGGAGCGGGAATTCGCGGTCACGCACCCTCTTGACCTCTTCGACGAGGCCTTCTTCGCCGCGATGAAGCAGGACCGCGACCTCACCGGCCAGGTCTTCACGCCTTACTATGGCTGCATCCTGCTGAGGCCCAAAGAGACGGCGATACGGAACACCACCGTCATGGAGGAGACCATCGCCCGCTTCGGCGGGGATGTGTCCGGCGAGGCGGTGAAGGACCGCTGCTGCGGCGGCAATCAGATCTTCATCAACAAGGACGTCACGGAGAAGCTCTCGCGTCTCGTCCTCGACAGGTCGCAGGGGACGATCGTCGTTTTCTGTCCCCTCTGCCACATGGCGATGAAGACGTTCTCCGGGGAAAGGAAGGTCGTCTACTACACGGACCTTCTGCTCCACATCATGGGAGAAGGGGGTGCCCTGTGAACGTGCTGATACTTGGCGGGGGCATAAGCGGCGTATCGGCGGCCAAGGTCGTTCTGAAGGAAGGCCACAGGGCGATCATCCTTGAGAGCACGCCGGAGCTGGGCGGCACCATGGCCCGCATCGCGAACTGCCGCATCGGGTTCAAGACATTCTTCGACGAGATAAAGGACCACCCCAACCTTGAGGTCATACGGGGCGCGTCCGTCACGGCGGCGCGCAAAGAGGCCGATGGGTTCTCGGTTACCTTGAGTGACGGCGAGGTGGTCGAGGCCCACCGGGTGATCGTGGCCGCCGGCCTTTCCCCCTATGACCCCGTCGAGTACAAGGGCAAGAGGGTCTTGACGAGCCTCGAGTACGACGCCCGCATCGACCAGAAGAACGGCGAACTGCCGGAAGACTTCACCAAGATCGGGTTTTTCCTCTGCGTGGGCTCGCGCTCGAAGGAGTACCCCCTGTGTTCCTCGGTGTGCTGCTCCTACACGATCCGCGAGGTCAAGTGGACCCTGCAGAGGGCGAAACCGGAGATAGCGGTCTTCTACAACGACTTACGGCTCTTCGGTCAGGAATTCTACCTCGAGAAGGTCTACCGCGACGCGGGCGTCCGCTTCGTGCGCGCCAATTCCCGCTACTTTGAAGAAGACGAGGAGGGTGTGACGGTCCGTTACTTCGTCGATGGAGTGCTCAGGGAGGAACGATTCAATTACATCGTCCTTGCCATCGGGCTGCGCCCCAACCCCGGGCTCAAGGACCTCTCCGCCCTCTTCGGATTTTCCCTCAACGAATACGGCTTTGTCGTGGAGGAAGAGCCCCTCGTGACGGACGCCCCGGGCGTCTTCGCCTGCGGCGGCGCCCTGGAGCCCATGAACATCAAGGATTCCATCATGACAGGCTTTGGCGCCGGTGTCCTTGCCGTGAAGGACGCGGACCTCCTCCTGGCCGCCGCCAGGGAAGATGGTCTCATCAACGACGAGGACCCCCCGGAGATCACCATGCCCGAGGGCGACTTCGGGTCCTGCGCCTTCTATCTCGGTACCGGCGACGCCGGCGACGCGATGTTCTACGAGTACATGTCGGCCCGCTTCATCGAGGCCGCGCGGAAGCTGAACGAGGCGGACAAGACCGTCTACATTGTCACGAAGAACACCGTGATGCCCTCCTACGACGAGGTGACCTTCGAGAAAGCGAGACGCGAGGGCGTCATCATCATCAACCTCGAGGAAGGCGAGAACTTCAGCGCCTCCGACGGTGCCATCCACATAGGCGGGCCGGGACGGGACCTCACCCTGGCGGCGGACCGGGTGGTTTCCTTCGACGATTACACCGAGCATTTCAAGGGCAGGGAATTCCTCTGTGTCTATCGCTCCGAGCCCCAGCTGCGCTGGAACCCGACGCGGTGGAGCCGCAAAAAATACCACATCGGCTTCTTGCGTCATCCCCGTGACAGGCGCTGGAAGCCGCGCGAGGTCCTCGGAGCCCTCGGCGAGATCCTCCTCGACCGCGGCGAGGAACGCCTCTATCCCACGGTGGCGGAAGAGAGCTGCAGTGGTTGCGGCTCCTGCAAGAACGCGTGTCCCCAGCAGGCCATCGACATCATGATCAAGCAAAGAGATCTGTCCATCTTTGGTCTCTTAAGCTCAACGAGCGTCCCCATAGCGCACATAGACGAAGGTGCCTGCGTGGCCTGCGGCCTGTGCGTGTCAACGTGCCCGTCGGACGTCATCAAATTCCCGTCTGAGGAAGAGAAGCACAAGATCGAGGAATGCATGACGCACGTGCCATCCGAAAAGACGGCTTGAACGAAGAGAAGACCGCTTGAGCCGCTCGAACGTTAAAAAATAGAAAATACTGCTGCTCGTATCTTTGACCTGGTGCGAATACGGTTGCTCCAGCCTGTCGGAGATGTGGAGGCTTATTCTTTGTTTCCCACGCTTAAGCCGCTTAAGCCGCTCAAGCCATTCAAGCCATTCAAGCCATCTTTATGTCTTGAACTTGATCCTTTACGAGTTATACTAGTTACTATGACGCCGGAAAAGAGAAGAGACGCGATCGTTGATATTTTCAGGGCAGGGCTTCGGGCTGTTGATCCGGGGCGGTCCGTGAGGGAGCATATGCCTCATGTGTTCAACGTGTGCCGGGAGACGGGTGTCACGGAGGTGGAGGTCATCGCCCTCGGCAAGGGCGCGGCCACCATGGCGAAGGCGGCCATGGACGAACTCAACGACAAGGTCCACGCCAGGGGGATCGTCCTTACGAAGTACGGCCACGCCCATGGTGTTGTCTTTCACGGCAACGTGGAGGTCTTCGAGGCGGGACACCCCATACCGGACGAGGCGGGCCACGCGGCGGCGCAGAGGATCCTGAGGGTCCTTGAGGACGCCGACGAGACAATGCTTGCCCTCTTTCTCATCTCCGGAGGCGGCTCGGCGCTTCTCGCGTCCCCCGCGGAGGGCATGACCCTTGCCGACAAGCAGGCCGTGACGGACCTCCTGCTCAGATCCGGCGCCAGCATAGACGAGCTCAACACGGTGCGCAAGCACCTCTCCCGGGTAAAGGGCGGCAGACTGGCGAAGGCCGCCTACCCCGCCCACGGTATATCCCTTATCCTCTCCGATGTCATCGGCGACCGCCTGGACGTCATCGCCTCGGGCCCCACGGCGCCCGATCCCTCGACGTACGCGGAGGCCATCGATGTCCTCGGCAGGTACAACCTGAAGGACAAAGTCCCCGCCAATGTCATGAAGATACTCCTTGACGGCGCCGCCGGTACCTTCCCCGAGACCCCGAAGAAGGGCGACCCCGTCTTCGCGAACTTCGAGAACATCATCATAGCCGGCAACCAGAAGGCCACAGCCGCCGCCGAAGCACGCGCGATCGAACTCGGCTTCAACCCCGTCGCCCCCGCCAACAACGTGGAGGGCGAAGCCAGCAAACTGGGCGCCCGCTACGCCCGCGCCGTCAGGTCCACCCAGAGATGGATAGGCAACGACCCCCAACGCCAGAGCATGTGCTTCATCTACGGCGGCGAACCGACGGTAACGGTGAAGGGGGACGGCAAGGGGGGGCGGAACACGGAGCTGGCACTGGCCTTCGCCATCGCCGCTGACGGTATGGAGGGCGTCACGTTCCTCTCGGCGGGTACCGACGGAACGGACGGGCCCACGGATGCCGCGGGGGCCATAGTGGACGGGGGGACGGTGAAGCGAGGGAGAGAGAAGGGGCTCGACGCGCGGGAGTACCTGGAGAGGAATGATTCGTACAGCTTCTTCAAGGAAACGGGAGAGCTATTGATAACGGGGCCGACGGGGACGAACGTGATGGACCTCGAGATCGTCCTTATTGAGCGCCCTTGAAGGGCGCGTTAGAGCCGTTGGAAGGTGGAAGAAAAGACGGCTTGAATGGCTTGAGCCGTTTGAACAGCTTGAGCGTTAACAGATAGAAAGACTTGAAGACTTACCTCACGCCCTCGCGTCGCAGACGGGAATGAAAGACACCGCACAGAGACCCCGCGCAGGTTATCCTCCTGAACCCCGAGGTTTGATCTGTTTGGCTTGCTTTATAATACTCAAGTGTATTATACTGCAATCATCTGATGGTAATGGAGGGTGTGATGGGAGTCAAATCGTTCGACGAGGGCAGGATCAAATCCGCTGAGGTTATCCAGCTCATCACGCTCTACAACCTCTTTTCAAGGAAGGAAAGCAGGAATATCATCTTTCAGGGCGGCACCGCGTTGCGATGGTTTCATGGGAACGAAAGGTTTTCCGAGGACCTGGACTTCGTGACATCCCTTAGCATGACGGAGCTGACGGGTCTGCTTAATTCCCTTGCCGTCAGCATCGAAACAGGCATCAAGGCCCAATTCGGTCCCGGGGCCTTCACGCTGAGACAGAAGGACAGGGGGAGAGAAGGGTCTGTCACGGCTTTTGTCGAGTATGCTTCGGAAGGGCAGCGCGGGAAAACCATGGTGAAACTGGAGTTCGAGAGGCTGAAGGCGGGCGCCTCCCCCGGGCAGGAACAGGTGATCCTTTCCTCGGCGCCGGCGGTTTCGTATTTCATCAGGACCGGCCAGGTCATGTTCCCGCCCGGACGCGTCGTCAACATCGAAACGGTGGAGGAGATCTTTTCCGACAAGATCAGGGCCCTCCTGGAACGCCGCTACCTCAAAGGCAGGGATCTCTACGATATCTGGTTTATGACGAAGACGCTGAGCCTGACACCCGATATCGGGCTGGTGAAGAGGAAACTGGAGATGTACGAGCATCCTTTTGCGCTTACGAGGGAGCCGGGTTATTTCCCTCAACTGGCACAAAACCCCGAAAGTGACGAGGCGGCCAGGGCTCGCGCGGAGATCGACAGGGACCTCAGCCGGTTCATCCACGAAGACGTGATGAAGGTCCTCAGGAAGGACAGCTTCCAACCGATCCTCGCCGCAACCGGTGAAGCATTCGAGAAACTCCTCGGGGAGGGCCTCGATCTTGCCGGGTACCGAACCGTCGGCAATGAACGGGAAACGGGGTCATGAGCAGGCAGACGAGCTTCGCGGTACTGGAGAAACTGCCCAGGCTCTTCACCTACGCCGACGCCGGGCAGCTCACCGGCAACGCCAACGTCTTCCTGACCCGGGCGCTGAAGGTCGGATATGTGACCCGGCTGGCGAAAGGGTGCTATTTCAACGCCCTGATCTTCAGGAGTGAGCCCCCCACCGTGGAGGAGGTGGCATGCTTCGTCCGGATGCCGACATATGTCTCCTGCGAATGGGCTATGAACTACCACGGGCTCTTGCTCCAGGTTCCCCTGACATGCACGGCCGTCACGCTGCACTCCACGTACGGGGCACGCAACAGGATCAGCTACGGGAACCGCATGATCGAGTTCTCCTCGATCGCCGACAAGCTGTTCTTCGGGTTCGACACGAGA from Syntrophorhabdus sp. harbors:
- a CDS encoding 4Fe-4S binding protein, with product MQGKKIKNGALESALDTFLAEKEYLVMGFEKDASNVYHRVFKDRLDNYALMSPVFAMNGALYLRRLFAKGAQIILMLRPCEIRSYVELVKLTQIEPENIIAVSVDCFGTVSSKKEGDIPAGEELKGLTKDAEKARWACANCRERRGVVGDAGIRVDANGDYWAFPYTDKGQAFFSLLEGEAAEAPAQMAIGPAEPRPAFQIDMKEFAKDFSKCIMCMNCRDMCPVCYCVDCVFNGDEYLPKGDALFNKVFRAGSTGMPRGKELFHLIRMYHVSQTCVGCGACEEACPQGIPLTKYFKGVSERLQGMFSYMSGRSKDEIIPYLTFIEEELKDAED
- a CDS encoding CoB--CoM heterodisulfide reductase iron-sulfur subunit A family protein codes for the protein MKTGIFICHCGHNIKHTVDVKRLSEFFGKLPNVVVSQDYPFVCSEPGQDLISESIEKYGLDRVIVASCTPSLHGEMFKDVLRKKDLNPFLLRRVSIREHCSWVGDDIEENTEKAKRLILSGLYGVAHQVPLEEKIVEVNKTALVIGGGVSGLSAALFLSKMGMQVYLVEKEPELGGVVREIRNIWPARTSGAKITGDMEKELRSRQNVEILTSSELKAFEGFFGNYQATLDTPAGERKIIIGGAVAAIGFAPFDPAIKPELQYGKDPRIVTTLDLERAGELALPENPRVAILHCIGSRDEQIGRPYCSRICCINALRVGEAVRERYADSYVESFYMDMRAHPRGAEEFFEDTQEKGVLFTRGNIGEIVPAPTGILLRGEDTLLGETFEREFDLVVLSIGMSYPVDSQKLATLLKISLDKDRFFLEAHIKLRPFDTAVKGIFIAGSCSGPKDMEESINHGRASALKLYGLLNLGYAFVDPFISFVDPKRCSGCRMCEQACFSKAIKYDEDKRVVHVEEAACQGCGLCNATCPSSAISLRGYYDAILDDEISAFLEAI
- a CDS encoding FAD-dependent oxidoreductase, producing MNVLILGGGISGVSAAKVVLKEGHRAIILESTPELGGTMARIANCRIGFKTFFDEIKDHPNLEVIRGASVTAARKEADGFSVTLSDGEVVEAHRVIVAAGLSPYDPVEYKGKRVLTSLEYDARIDQKNGELPEDFTKIGFFLCVGSRSKEYPLCSSVCCSYTIREVKWTLQRAKPEIAVFYNDLRLFGQEFYLEKVYRDAGVRFVRANSRYFEEDEEGVTVRYFVDGVLREERFNYIVLAIGLRPNPGLKDLSALFGFSLNEYGFVVEEEPLVTDAPGVFACGGALEPMNIKDSIMTGFGAGVLAVKDADLLLAAAREDGLINDEDPPEITMPEGDFGSCAFYLGTGDAGDAMFYEYMSARFIEAARKLNEADKTVYIVTKNTVMPSYDEVTFEKARREGVIIINLEEGENFSASDGAIHIGGPGRDLTLAADRVVSFDDYTEHFKGREFLCVYRSEPQLRWNPTRWSRKKYHIGFLRHPRDRRWKPREVLGALGEILLDRGEERLYPTVAEESCSGCGSCKNACPQQAIDIMIKQRDLSIFGLLSSTSVPIAHIDEGACVACGLCVSTCPSDVIKFPSEEEKHKIEECMTHVPSEKTA
- a CDS encoding nucleotidyl transferase AbiEii/AbiGii toxin family protein; translated protein: MGVKSFDEGRIKSAEVIQLITLYNLFSRKESRNIIFQGGTALRWFHGNERFSEDLDFVTSLSMTELTGLLNSLAVSIETGIKAQFGPGAFTLRQKDRGREGSVTAFVEYASEGQRGKTMVKLEFERLKAGASPGQEQVILSSAPAVSYFIRTGQVMFPPGRVVNIETVEEIFSDKIRALLERRYLKGRDLYDIWFMTKTLSLTPDIGLVKRKLEMYEHPFALTREPGYFPQLAQNPESDEAARARAEIDRDLSRFIHEDVMKVLRKDSFQPILAATGEAFEKLLGEGLDLAGYRTVGNERETGS
- a CDS encoding hydrogenase iron-sulfur subunit translates to MEDRTAKNPEIVGFACTYCTFKASEMAGSLRMKYPEGVKVIQVPCSSRVDPAFVIKAIFEGADGVFVAGCHPGDCHFIKGNYYTRRKIAALKELFDAFGMKDRLRLFWVSASEARRFVEKVTEFYNDIKEKKNAG
- a CDS encoding glycerate kinase, which translates into the protein MTPEKRRDAIVDIFRAGLRAVDPGRSVREHMPHVFNVCRETGVTEVEVIALGKGAATMAKAAMDELNDKVHARGIVLTKYGHAHGVVFHGNVEVFEAGHPIPDEAGHAAAQRILRVLEDADETMLALFLISGGGSALLASPAEGMTLADKQAVTDLLLRSGASIDELNTVRKHLSRVKGGRLAKAAYPAHGISLILSDVIGDRLDVIASGPTAPDPSTYAEAIDVLGRYNLKDKVPANVMKILLDGAAGTFPETPKKGDPVFANFENIIIAGNQKATAAAEARAIELGFNPVAPANNVEGEASKLGARYARAVRSTQRWIGNDPQRQSMCFIYGGEPTVTVKGDGKGGRNTELALAFAIAADGMEGVTFLSAGTDGTDGPTDAAGAIVDGGTVKRGREKGLDAREYLERNDSYSFFKETGELLITGPTGTNVMDLEIVLIERP